From the Musa acuminata AAA Group cultivar baxijiao chromosome BXJ3-7, Cavendish_Baxijiao_AAA, whole genome shotgun sequence genome, one window contains:
- the LOC103990508 gene encoding dehydration-responsive element-binding protein 1G — protein MDTFYGGDGAAASSGSSSSSPSSGETWLYSTVSQAPPKRPAGRTKFRETRHPVYKGVRRRGAAGRWVCEVREPNKKTRIWLGTFPTAEMAARAHDVAAMMLRGRSACLNFADSAWRLRVPPSFSSSRDIARAAAEAAEAFRPSSDSSGDAASPPMTESSAHASPSLPTTATPPPTSPEEGAGSDSYRGGAFDMMNYDDMDLGYCYYSSMAEELLVEPLLYNWDDVDAGADLPLWSYSI, from the coding sequence ATGGATACCTTTTATGGTGGGGACGGCGCCGCGGCCTCCTCCGGCTCCAGCTCCAGCTCGCCTTCCTCGGGGGAGACGTGGTTGTACTCGACGGTGTCGCAGGCGCCGCCGAAGCGGCCCGCGGGGCGGACCAAGTTCCGGGAGACGCGCCACCCGGTGTACAAGGGCGTCCGCCGAAGGGGCGCCGCCGGGCGGTGGGTCTGCGAGGTGCGGGAGCCCAACAAGAAGACCAGGATCTGGCTGGGCACGTTCCCCACGGCCGAGATGGCGGCGCGCGCGCACGATGTCGCTGCGATGATGCTCCGGGGCCGCTCCGCCTGTCTCAACTTCGCCGACTCCGCGTGGCGCCTCCGCGTTCCGCCCTCCTTCTCGAGCTCCAGGGACATCGCGCGGGCCGCGGCGGAGGCCGCGGAGGCGTTCCGGCCGTCATCGGACTCCAGCGGCGACGCTGCGTCCCCCCCGATGACAGAGAGCTCAGCACACGCATCACCATCGTTGCCCACGACGGCCACACCTCCCCCGACGTCACCGGAGGAGGGCGCCGGCAGCGACAGCTACCGCGGAGGCGCGTTTGATATGATGAATTACGACGACATGGATTTGGGATACTGTTACTACTCCAGTATGGCGGAGGAGTTGCTGGTGGAGCCGCTGCTGTACAATTGGGATGATGTCGATGCTGGCGCCGACCTGCCACTGTGGAGCTACTCCATATGA